The nucleotide sequence ACAGCGTCAGCAACAGCACCTGGATGTGCGAGCCGTCCACGTCGGCATCGGACAGGATGGCGATCTTGCCGTAACGCTGGCTGGACAGGTCGGGATGATCTTCCGGCCCGTGCGGGTCCACACCGATGGCCACCGAGATGTCATGGATTTCGGCATTGGAAAACAGCTGATCCTTGTCGGTTTCCCAGCTGTTGAGCACCTTGCCGCGCAGGGGCAGGATGGCCTGGTATTCCTTGTCGCGGGCCAGCTTGGCCGAACCACCGGCCGAGTCGCCCTCCACCAGGAACAACTCGTTGCGTTCCAGATCTTCGCTTTCGCAATCAGTCAGCTTGCCCGGCAGCACGGCAACGCCCGAGCCTTTTTTCTTTTCTACTTTCTTGACCGACTTCAGCCGTGATTGCGCCTGACGGATGGCCAGCTCGGCAATCTTCTTGCCGGCTTCCACATTCTGGTTCAGCCACAGCTCCACCGGGTCCCGCGCCAGGCTGGAAATCAGCTTGAGCGCATCGCGGCTGGTGAGCTTGTCCTTGGTCTGGCCCTGGAATTGCGGGTCGAGCACGCGGGCCGACAGGACGAAACGCACCCGGCTCCACACGTCTTCGGCCATCAGCTTGACGCCGCGCGGCAGCAGATTGTGGTGGTCGATGAAGCTCTTCACCGCATCAAACACCCCGGCACGCAGGCCGGCTTCGTGGGTACCACCGGAGGGCGTGGGAATCAGGTTGACGTAGCTCTCGCCGCTGGCACCGTCTTCGAACCAGGCCATCGCCCATTGCACACCCTCGCCCTTGGCAAACTGTTCGTGGTCGTCACCGATATAGGCTTCGGCGGCAAACAGCGGGGCCACCGGCTCGTCGCCATTGCACAGCTCCGCCAGATAGCTTTTCAGGCCCTGCGGATACTGCCATACCTTGACCTCATCACCACTGGGCTTCTCCACCGTCAGCGTCACCGCAACGCCGGGCAGCAATACCGCCTTGGCACGCAGCAGCCTTTCCAGTTCGGCCAGCGAGTAACGCGGGCTTTCGAAATATTTGCCGTCCGGCCATACCCGCACGCGGGTGCCGCTGGTGCGCGAGCCACAATCGCCGATACGGGCCAGTGGCTCGATCACATCGCCACCGGAAAACACCAGGCGGTGGACGCCGCCTTCGCGCTTGACCTCGACTTCCAGCCGCGTGGACAGCGCATTGGTGACCGATACGCCCACACCATGCAGGCCACCGGAG is from Aquitalea aquatilis and encodes:
- the parE gene encoding DNA topoisomerase IV subunit B; translated protein: MTQQYDESSVRVLKGLEPVKERPGMYTRTTDPTHICQEVIDNAADEALGGYARKIAVTVHQDGSLSVEDDGRGIPVGLHPQEGVPVVELVFTRLHAGGKFNKKDGGAYAFSGGLHGVGVSVTNALSTRLEVEVKREGGVHRLVFSGGDVIEPLARIGDCGSRTSGTRVRVWPDGKYFESPRYSLAELERLLRAKAVLLPGVAVTLTVEKPSGDEVKVWQYPQGLKSYLAELCNGDEPVAPLFAAEAYIGDDHEQFAKGEGVQWAMAWFEDGASGESYVNLIPTPSGGTHEAGLRAGVFDAVKSFIDHHNLLPRGVKLMAEDVWSRVRFVLSARVLDPQFQGQTKDKLTSRDALKLISSLARDPVELWLNQNVEAGKKIAELAIRQAQSRLKSVKKVEKKKGSGVAVLPGKLTDCESEDLERNELFLVEGDSAGGSAKLARDKEYQAILPLRGKVLNSWETDKDQLFSNAEIHDISVAIGVDPHGPEDHPDLSSQRYGKIAILSDADVDGSHIQVLLLTLFFRHFPRLIENGNIYIAQPPLFRVDVPGSGKNRPPRKIYALDEGELNAILDRLRSEGVREGSWGISRFKGLGEMNPEQLKDTTMNPDTRRLSRVQVRPGELAHTLSTFVMLMGKGEASSRRSWMEAKGNEVEADI